The Pyrenophora tritici-repentis strain M4 chromosome 10, whole genome shotgun sequence genome contains a region encoding:
- a CDS encoding Tam, Trans-aconitate methyltransferase gives MSGLEDLEAQTPAPPPVNARETPAPAPHDSTVDSGVDMGSSSEFDQENSAAFPLEAQDDTSEASTDEGYADSDASSFLSSILSEVRRGVEIEGRLYPSYGKHAYGMPIDEKELDRIDLQHHKYTLLLRDRLFIAPIPDTTLNSANARVLDLGTGTGIWAMDMADKYPLANIIGVDIAATQPAFVPPNCTFEIDDVEEDWPYRPDHFDFIHGRDLMTAVRDWPRLIQQAYTHLKPGGWIQLASTIPGALSDDDTIPPNSGYVESGRLYFEIAEKMGAPLDAPRAWNAQMKDAGFINVTDEVFKLPMGTWPRSKRLRTIGRLEQIMILEGGFEAYMLRGYTQMLGGRPEDLQIILALAKREVRDPAVHTYVQFHITYAQKPGA, from the exons ATGTCTGGCCTCGAGGATCTGGAAGCGCAAACCCCAGCTCCACCGCCTGTCAATGCGCGCGAAACACCTGCTCCCGCTCCCCACGACTCCACTGTGGATTCTGGCGTCGACATGGGCTCATCCTCGGAATTCGACCAGGAGAACAGTGCAGCGTTCCCACTGGAGGCTCAAGATGACACTAGTGAAGCGTCTACGGATGAAGG CTACGCCGACTCGGACGCATCCTCATTTCTCTCATCCATCCTCTCTGAAGTACGGCGCGGGGTAGAAATAGAAGGCCGTCTCTATCCCTCATACGGCAAGCACGCCTATGGCATGCCTATTGACGAAAAAGAACTCGACCGCATTGACCTCCAACACCACAAATATACGCTCCTCCTGCGCGACCGCCTCTTCATCGCCCCAATCCCCGACACCACCTTAAACTCTGCAAATGCCCGCGTCCTCGACCTAGGCACCGGAACCGGCATCTGGGCTATGGACATGGCGGACAAGTACCCCCTGGCCAATATCATAGGCGTCGACATTGCCGCCACACAACCCGCCTTCGTGCCCCCCAACTGCACGTTTGAAATCGATGACGTCGAAGAAGATTGGCCCTACCGCCCCGACCACTTTGACTTCATCCACGGCCGCGACCTCATGACCGCCGTGCGCGACTGGCCCCGCCTCATCCAACAAGCCTACACACACCTCAAACCAGGCGGCTGGATCCAGCTCGCAAGCACCATCCCCGGTGCCCTCTCTGACGACGACACAATCCCGCCCAACAGCGGCTACGTCGAATCCGGCCGTCTCTACTTTGAAATCGCAGAGAAAATGGGGGCGCCCCTCGACGCACCCCGCGCTTGGAACGCGCAGATGAAAGATGCGGGCTTCATTAACGTTACAGATGAAGTGTTCAAGTTACCCATGGGCACGTGGCCGCGGTCGAAGCGGCTGCGTACGATTGGGAGGCTCGAACAGATTATGATCCTAGAAGGCGGGTTTGAGGCGTATATGCTGAGAGGGTATACGCAGATGCTGGGTGGGAGGCCGGAGGATTTACAGATTATACTTGCGTTGGCGAAGAGGGAAGTTAGGGATCCGGCGGTGCACACATATGTCCAGTTTCACATTACGTATGCGCAGAAGCCGGGGGCTTGA
- a CDS encoding O-methyltransferase, giving the protein MAADQTPSKAALSLLDNIAQLSDGFKNGSPGAREGLLDACRSLITEVSHPSENMLQLLWAQPAHLNILWMSVEVKLFQAMQEIPETGASTAEIASKCDKNVDPVIVGRMLRHLSAMGTVRETGPGIFANTPTSSAFAEHSYQDSILYIAENFQPVHQSMKSYFEQRDWKCPDSGIDAPFQHTYNCKGSHYFEYFQQEPEIGRRFASMMNMWSKGRPRWFNKDYYPVQDRLISGADQDAPFLVDVGGGSGHDIEGLREAFEGQLPGSLILQDRPEIVQLAKLGAGAEAMAHDFMAEQPVKGARAYYLHSIIQDWNDDVNTEILNAIVPAMKKGYSKILINDFVVPSQGAHWAQTCLDWELMGSLGARHRTEEEHKKMYEGAGLKMIGIWRHPHSLDSLIELELA; this is encoded by the exons ATGGCCGCCGACCAAACTCCGAGCAAGGCTGCTCTGTCGCTCCTCGACAACATTGCCCAGCTTAGCGATGGCTTCAAGAACGGAAGTCCGGGTGCGAGGGAAGGCTTGCTCGACGCATGTAGAAGCCTTATCACTGAAGTCAGCCATCCCTCGGAGAATATGCTGCAATTGCTGTGGGCTCAACCCGCGCATTTGAATATCTTGTGGATGTCAGTCGAAGTGAAGCTCTTTCAGGCTATGCAGGAGATTCCAGAGACCGGTGCCAGCACTGCAGAAATCGCGAGCAAATGCGACAAGAATGTCGATCCAGTTATCGTCGGTCGCATGCTTCGACATCTCTCTGCCATGGGTACTGTACGCGAAACCGGTCCGGGTATATTTGCAAACACACCAACTTCATCTGCCTTTGCGGAGCATTCGTACCAGGACTCAATACTGTACATTGCCGAGAACTTCCAGCCGGTGCACCAGTCGATGAAGTCGTACTTTGAGCAGCGCGACTGGAAGTGCCCAGACTCTGGTATCGATGCCCCGTTCCAGCATACTTACAATTGCAAGGGGAGTCACTATTTCGAGTACTTTCAGCAAGAGCCGGAAATCGGGCGACGGTTCGCGAGCATGATGAACATGTGGAGTAAAGGGCGGCCGCGATGGTTCAATAAAGATTACTACCCGGTCCAAGACCGACTGATCAGCGGTGCTGACCAGGACGCGCCGTTCTTGGTAGACGTCGGCGGCGGCTCCGGCCACGATATTGAGGGGTTGAGAGAGGCGTTTGAGGGTCAATTGCCCGGTTCGCTCATATTGCAGGACAGGCCGGAGATTGTTCAACTTGCGAAACTCGGTGCTGGCGCGGAGGCAATGGCGCATGACTTCATGGCTGAGCAACCGGTGAAAGGTGCTCGTGCCTACTATTTGCACTCCATCATTCAAGATTGGAATGACGACGTGAACACGGAGATTTTGAATGCGATAGTTCCGGCGATGAAGAAGGGATATTCCAAGATTCTTATCAATGACTTTGTTGTACCAAGCCAGGGCGCGCATTGGGCGCAGA CTTGTCTTGATTGGGAGCTCATGGGCAGTCTCGGGGCGCGACATCGCACAGAAGAGGAGCATAAGAAGATGTATGAAGGTGCAGGCCTGAAGATGATAGGCATCTGGCGGCACCCGCATAGTCTCGACTCTTTGATCGAGCTGGAGCTGGCGTAA
- a CDS encoding SodA, Superoxide dismutase, translating into MRGSLTLSALLLSLPSSFTVLASEQQPFVYGEMSAPQYTLPPLPYAYDALEPHISAQIMELHHSKHHQTYITNLNGLLKTQAEAVTTSDITSQVSIQQGIKFNAGGHINHSLFWQNLAPASSSEAKSSAAPGLLKQIKATWGDEDKFKEAFNAALLSIQGSGWGWLVKTEIGKEQRLSIVTTKDQDPVVGKGEVPIFGVDMWEHAYYLQYQNGKAAYVQNIWNVINWKTAEERYLGSRADAFSVLKASI; encoded by the exons ATGCGGGGCTCTTTGACTTTGTCGGCTCTCCTCCTCTCTCTTCCTTCCTCCTTCACGGTCCTTGCTTCAGAACAACAACCTTTTGTATACGGCGAGATGTCTGCACCACAATACACACTCCCCCCGCTACCATATGCCTACGAT GCATTGGAGCCGCATATCTCCGCTCAAATCATGGAGCTGCACCACAGCAAGCACCATCAAACCTACATCACCAACCTAAACGGTCTTCTCAAGACACAGGCAGAAGCTGTTACTACCTCCGACATCACCTCGCAAGTCTCCATACAGCAGGGAATCAAGTTCAACGCTGGTGGACACATCAATCACTCCCTCTTCTGGCAGAACCTCGCTCCAGCTAGCTCCAGCGAGGCTAAGAGCTCTGCTGCACCCGGGCTACTCAAGCAAATCAAGGCGACATGGGGAGATGAGGACAAGTTCAAGGAAGCTTTCAATGCCGCTTTGTTGAGCATCCAGGGAAGTGGTTGGGGCTGGCTCGTCAAGACTGAGATTGGCAAGGAGCAGAGGCTATCTATCGTGACGACCAAAGACCAGGATCCTGTTGTCGGTAAAGGCGAGGTTCCCATCTTCGGTGTTGACATG TGGGAGCACGCATACTACCTCCAGTACCAGAACGGGAAGGCCGCATATGTACAGAACATCTGGAACGTCATCAACTGGAAGACAGCTGAGGAGCGTTACCTCGGCTCTCGCGCGGATGCCTTTAGCGTCCTCAAGGCTTCCATCTAA
- a CDS encoding Herpes-BLLF1 multi-domain protein — protein MTQWIRAFESFLAFCKERKTPVVVTAGNKPAVEYVHDSYPQALAQPDDTTIIVGEVTKADPDRKISVHAPAEGFAVPKSGGVTPGAGEQAGTSQAAATVSGLIAYLYGLPNWQQTEYVRTTPIKRLLQDHAWLRSNAPVPAGYGPAKVVYNLARGDWQHDSKCVQRRGKFGKQQDSGMCSLSSTFTISVSSAAPSSTHSASGSTSPTSSVSSVSKPSTSPVRSKRQSSSSQSDLISSAKTTNVSSSSATPSPKTSKTSTPTPTPTPTSKPPPPEPHPEPTEPPQQPEESYGVLSPTAKPYSHNCLDAIGLNMVWCARVGM, from the exons ATGACTCAGTGGATACGAGCTTTTGAGAGCTTTCTAGCCTTTTGCAAAGAACGCAAAACTCCTGTGGTCGTCACTGCTGGCAACAAACCAGCGGTCGAATACGTTCATGACAGCTATCCGCAAGCACTTGCGCAGCCTGACGACACAACGATCATTGTTGGGGAAGTAACCAAAGCCG ATCCTGATCGAAAGATTTCGGTTCATGCCCCTGCCGAAGGTTTTGCGGTACCTAAGTCGGGTGGCGTGACACCGGGCGCGGGCGAACAAGCCGGCACAAGCCAAGCTGCCGCAACTGTG TCCGGTCTCATCGCCTATCTCTATGGCCTACCGAATTGGCAGCAGACCGAATACGTGCGGACAACGCCTATCAAGCGACTATTGCAAGACCACGCGTGGTTAAGAAGCAATGCACCAGTACCTGCGGGGTATGGGCCGGCCAAAGTCGTGTACAATCTTGCAAGAGGCGACTGGCAACACGACTCAAAGTGCGTTCAGCGTCGTGGAAAATTTGGTAAACAGCAGGATTCCGGGATGTGCTCATTGTCTTCGACGTTTACAATCTCGGTCAG TTCGGCTGCGCCCTCTTCCACGCATTCTGCAAGCGGTAGTACGTCCCCTACATCGAGCGTCTCGTCTGTTTCTAAGCCTAGCACATCACCTGTGAGATCTAAAAGGCAGTCCTCAAGCTCGCAATCGGACCTGATCTCGTCTGCTAAAACCACTAACGTATCGTCGTCTTCCGCTACGCCGTCTCCCAAGACTTCCAAGACGTCTACGCCTACTCCCACTCCCACACCGACATCCAAGCCTCCCCCGCCCGAACCACACCCGGAACCCACGGAACCTCCTCAGCAACCAGAGGAAAGTTACGGTGTGTTGAGTCCGACAGCTAAGCCGTACTCCCATAATTGCCTAGATGCGATTGGTCTTAACATGGTGTGGTGCGCGAGAGTGGGCATGTAA
- a CDS encoding FAP domain containing protein, producing MEFLYVLLLGLAFHRVYAFLPYALSDTDDDLFVPRQASSIDPPLSSAAQSRGIWPSPQGTAPADTSIAKTSTWPGTAPASLNSVLTSFTALDYNDLKHHQPDLDKSKLFNYASFQWCIFQFDIGAAGTILSCCPNLTDPSNLDLNFLCISNFVDPFNRCLIKSRSEHAKHIHCLTASNGELSTVVVTTTPKPDTSNRATMYPSQSSQSSAATAAIPTDTSLEAVMENVTYHLPSPGEDAVKVMLLDGSIAQLMANKVIIGTQSVTIPSDLTSSTELPGGITAKPGEATKPDDDDQHDGGVVGLFGALGGIAKGTTSAVGGAVDGIGAVTTGALAFAGGTTGTAASLSAPLSGAIGEMGKFVSSINSIHKSFPGSQLTQAALDTFNGAKKLARQSLNWMKSTQNLVQNFDKLPVEVQSQVKNRAGEFLKTGGTLAQCKAALEAFQDFPWEEAKVPNQTAEVSATTKPMEKTSIQSIPVMSIMSTAQSTSIQSSTATTSTMQSSSSTTTSSQSSSSTSGSPTPTAFNDTTHTIFTKPGTSSEAFKKFVSELDGGKGHLYDFVSDKRHMYLTNLNETQASELKQQYSFIEVILGRRMLDESIDGSLEEFRVVDRSRREGKRVGDIQTADTPVKPSWSPDPLIPLSHLFRRTLLAPAPDAP from the exons ATGGAGTTTCTATACGTACTCCTTCTCGGTCTGGCTTTCCACAGAGTGTATGCCTTTTTGCCCTATGCTCTTTCGGACACTG ATGACGACCTCTTTGTGCCCCGACAAGCCTCATCAATTGACCCTCCACTGAGTTCAGCAGCTCAGTCTCGCGGCATATGGCCATCACCGCAAGGAACAGCACCCGCAGATACATCAATCGCCAAGACATCCACTTGGCCAGGTACAGCGCCTGCATCTCTGAACTCTGTGTTGACATCTTTCACCGCG CTTGACTACAACGATCTCAAGCATCATCAGCCCGACCTCGATAAATCAAAACTTTTCAACTACGCCTCATTTCAGTGGTGTATCTTCCAGTTTGATATCGGCGCAGCCGGAACCATCCTCAGTTGTTGCCCCAATCTCACCGATCCCAGCAACTTAGACCTCAATTTCCTCTGCATCAGTAATTTTGTCGACCCCTTCAACCGCTGTCTCATCAAGAGCCGCTCTGAACACGCCAAACATATCCACTGTC TCACAGCATCAAACGGTGAACTTAGTACAGTCGTTGTCACAACCACCCCAAAACCCGATACCTCCAACCGCGCAACCATGTATCCCTCACAGTCCTCACAATCTTCCGCGGCGACCGCAGCAATCCCAACGGATACTAGTCTCGAAGCGGTCATGGAAAACGTCACATATCACCTGCCTTCACCTGGTGAGGATGCAGTCAAAGTAATGCTTCTTGATGGCTCAATCGCTCAGCTCATGGCAAATAAAGTCATTATTGGCACTCAAAGTGTGACCATCCCTTCAGATCTAACCAGCTCCACTGAACTTCCCGGCGGTATCACGGCCAAACCTGGGGAGGCCACTAAACCCGATGACGACGACCAGCACGACGGCGGAGTTGTTGGTCTATTTGGGGCACTGGGCGGAATAGCCAAAGGCACGACATCAGCCGTTGGAGGCGCCGTTGATGGAATTGGCGCTGTCACTACGGGCGCCTTGGCCTTTGCTGGAGGTACCACTGGCACAGCCGCCAGCTTATCCGCTCCGCTCTCCGGCGCCATCGGCGAAATGGGCAAATTCGTTTCCTCTATCAATAGCATCCACAAGTCTTTTCCCGGCAGTCAGCTCACCCAGGCCGCACTAGATACCTTCAACGGCGCAAAGAAGCTTGCTCGGCAGTCGTTGAACTGGATGAAGTCGACCCAGAACCTAGTCCAGAACTTCGACAAGTTACCAGTCGAGGTGCAGTCCCAGGTCAAGAACAGGGCTGGGGAGTTTTTAAAAACCGGTGGCACCTTAGCTCAGTGTAAAGCTGCATTGGAAGCTTTCCAGGACTTTCCTTGGGAAGAGGCGAAAGTACCGAATCAGACGGCGGAAGTGAGCGCGACGACTAAGCCGATGGAGAAAACTTCGATTCAGAGTATTCCGGTCATGTCTATTATGTCTACAGCACAGAGTACGAGCATACAGTCTTCTACGGCGACGACTTCTACTATGCAGTCTTCTAGTTCGACGACTACATCGAGTCAGAGCTCATCTTCTACTAGTGGTTCACCGACGCCTACTGCATTCAATGATACTACCCATACGATCTTCACCAAGCCTGGAACATCATCTGAGGCTTTCAAAAAATTTGTCTCTGAGCTGGATGGAGGAAAAGGACACCTGTACGATTTCGTATCAGATAAACGCCATATGTATCTCACCAATTTGAACGAAACCCAGGCCTCCGAACTAAAACAACAGTACAGCTTCATTGAGGTAATACTTGGCAGGCGTATGCTCGACGAAAGTATTGATGGAAGCCTGGAAGAGTTTCGGGTGGTCGATAGGAGTCGACGTGAGGGAAAAAGAGTCGGAGACATACAAACAGCCGACACTCCAGTAAAACCTAGCTGGTCTCCGGATCCTTTGATACCATTGTCTCATTTGTTTCGTCGGACTCTGCTAGCTCCGGCTCCTGATGCACCTTGA